The nucleotide sequence caagcatggtggaaatttcagctttcggtatctttcttttattagtaacaatttctttcatatacttagcataaggattcattttgagcatatcagtcaaacgcatacgcaagaagataggtctaatcatttcagcaaagcgctcaaaatcctcatcatcctttttcttggatgttttaggaggaaaaggcatgggtttctgaacccatggttctctttccttaccgtgcttcctagcaacaaagcctctcttatcataacgttgattctttgattgtgggttatcaagatcaacaacaggttcaatctctatgtCATTaccattgctaggttgagcatcaacatgaacatcatcattaacattattagtaggttcatgttcattaccaaattgtgtttcagcatcagaaatagaaatatcattaggattctcacgcgtgtcaataacaggttcactagaagcatgcaaagtcctatcatttttctttttcttccttttagaaggactaggtgcatcaataataTTTCTCTGAGaaccttgctcaattctcttaggatggccctcaggatacaaaggttcctgagtcattttaccacctctagtcataactctaacaacattatcatctttcttactatttaattcattgagcaaatcattttgagctttaagtactttttctacttgagtggtaaccatagaagcatgtttactaataagtttaagttcacctttaacattagccatataatcacctaagtgttcaagcatatcagcattgcgttttaattctctaccaaaataagcattgaagttttcttgcttaaccataaagtcatcaaactcatccacgcatgggctagcaaacttagtaaatgagatttcagctttatcatatctatagagagagtttacctttactacccatgtcgggttatcaagaccatgtatttctttaacatgtggtaaattaagaccatgtatttctttaataggaggtaaattcttaacatcttcagctttaatacttttttccttcatagatttctttgcctcttgcatatcttcaggactgagaaatataataaccctcttcttcggagttggcttaggagttggatcaggaattggatcaggaagtgtccaattattttcattagtcaacatattattcaatagaatttcagcttcatctggtgttcttttcctgaaaacacaactagcacaactatccaggtggtctctggaagcatcagttagtccattatagaagatatcaagtatttcatttttcttaagaggatgatcaggcaaagcattaaataattggagaagccttccccaagcttgtgggagactctcttcttcaatttgcacaaaattatatatttcccttaaagcagcttgtttcttatgagcggggaaatatttagtagagaagtaataaatcatatcctggggactacgcacacaaccaggatcaagagaattaaaccatatcttatcatcaccctttaatgagaatggaaatatcttaaggatataatagtagcgagttttctcatcattagtgaacatggtggctatatcatttaatttagtaagatgtgccacaacagtttttagattcataaccatagaaaggatcagattcaactaaagtaattatctcaggatcgacagagaattcataatccttatcagtaacaaagataggtgaagtagcataagcaggatcatatttcattctagcattcagagttttttgtttcagcttagccaataatttcttaagatcactcctatcattgcaagcaagaaagtctctagcagtttcttcatccataacataaccctcaggaacaacaggtaattcatatctagggggagagtcttcatcatcactttcatcaatattatcagtttcaataatttcattctctctagccctagcaagttgttcatcaagaaattcacctagtggcatagtagtatcaagcatagaagcagtttcatcataagtatcatgcatagcagaagtggcatcatcaataacatgcgacatatcggaattaatagcagaagtaggtatatgtgtcgcaagcttacttaaaacagaaggtgaatcaagtgcagagctagatggcagttccttacctcccctcgagttgagggataaatttttgttttagcgtctttcaagttcttcataatgataagtcccaagtgactcaaagaatagagctatgctccccggcaatggcaccaaaaaatagtcttgataacccacaagtataggggatcgcaacagttttcgagggtagagtattcaacccaaatttattgattcagcacaaggggagtcaaagaatattctcaagtattagcagctgagttgtcaattcaaccacacctggaaacttaatatatgcaggaaagtgtttagtagcaaagtaatatgatagtagtgataacgatagcaaaagtaatgatagcaaaagtaatgtttttggtattttgtagtgatgataacaatagcaacggaaaagtaaataagcaaagaacaatatatggaaagctcgtaggcaatggatcggtgacagagaattatgtcggatgcggttcatcatgcaacagtcataacctagggtgacacagaactagctccggttcatcaatgtaatgtaggcatgtattatgaatatagtcatacgtgcttatggaaaagaacttgcatgacatcttttgtcctaccctcctgtggcagcggggtcctagcggaaactaagggatattaaggcctccttttaatagagtaccggaacaaagcattaacacatagtgaatacatgaactcctcaaactacggtcatcaccggtaagtatcccgattattgtcacttcggggttaacggatcataacacataataggtgactatagacttgcaagataggatcgagaactctcatatattgatgaaaacataataggttcagatctgaaatcatggcactcgggccgtagtgacaagcattaagcatagcaaagtcatagcaacatcaatctcagaacatagtggatactagggatcaaaccctaacaaaactaactcgattacatgataaatctcatccaacccatcaccgtccagcaagcctacaatggaattactcatgcacggcggtgagcatcatgaaattggtgatggaggatggttgatgatgacgatggcgacggattcccctctccggagcccctgaacggactccagatcagccctcccgggagagtttagggcttagcggcggctccgtatcgtaaaacgcgatgaatccttctccctcagttttttctccccgaaagtgaatatatgaagtctaggttgaggtcggtggagcgtcagggggcccacgaggcagggggcgcgcccagggggcaggcgtgcccccaccctcgtggataggtggggCACCCCctaacgtggatcttccttccaatattcattatatatattccaaaataatgctccgttgattttcaggacattccgagaacttttatttctgcacaaaaattacaccatggcaattctgccgaaaacagcgtcagtccgggttagttccattcaaatcatgcaagttagagtccaaaacaagggcaaaagtgtttgaaaaagtagatacgacggagacgtatcacccatcattggaatatacaagccaagttctataatgaaaaattcccactagtatatgaaagtgacaaaataagagactctctatcatgaagatcatggtgctactttgaagcacaagtgtggaaaaaggatagtaacattgtcccttctctctttataaaagtgtaaaataaagccccaaaataatataaaagtgtaaaataaagcccactaacatccaaaacaggtaatttaatagcatggaacaatcaaaattatagatacgttggagacgtatcaggggcgtGCACCGACGCGCGATgatggctatctagccggacgtgacaagcagagtcacacccgggccgaaaaccgcagacagactccatccGAGCTGCgccgcgacttggcccgatatggAGGCGCCgtacaccccctttgcttcactgatgaagtaatggagcatgaattcccagaagggttcaaacctatgaatatcgaatcatatgatggaacaacagatcccgcggtttggattgaggattttcttctccatattcatatggcctgcggtgatgatcttcatgccatcaaatacctcccactaaaattaaagggaccagcccggcactggctaaacaacctcccagaaaactctattggcaactgggaagacctggaagacgcctttcgcgacaacttccaaggtacatatgtccagagacaagggacacggagttttacccaggttcgggccctcttgatagaggtaataccctacggcctacttgattaatattgatgagtatcggggttacaagagttgatctaccacgagatcgttatggctgaaaccctagaagtctagcctatatgattatgattgcctctacggactaaaccctctgatttatatagacaccggaggggactagggtttgtacaaagtcggttacagagaaaggaatcttcatatccgaatgccaaacttgccatccacgccaaggagagtcccatccggacatgggtgagagaatctttagtcttgtatcttcatggcccaacagtccgacccatgtccaacaggccggacgcctgaggaccccttagtccaggactccctcaatcaggTCACATGAAGAACTCACCGAAGAACACATCATGAAGATTGACTGATTGATgatatgtcttacaatggatggCAGATGTGATGCACAATTACAAGTATGGCTAAATGACTGAGAACTATGGTGGTGATGAAGGTGGTGGCTATGGATATGGATATGGGCCATCTCCATATCCATCTAACCTACGAAGATGACGATGTGGCGGCCTGTTCTATTGCTTATTCGGCGTCGAGCCTTTTATAAAGGTTGTTCAGGTGGATCAGGCACCTCTGTTGGCACTCCATATGACCATCGATGCGAGCGGGGATGGTCGCATAGAAGGCCGTCTTTTGCTCTGTTTCCTCTGGTGCGCCTCCCACTTGATCTCCTCTATCTCCACTTTACTCCTTTCCATGTATTGGGTTAATTTCGTCCATAAATAACACACTTTTTTTGACCTTGCATAAATAACACACTTGCTATGGAAACAAAATAAAGCTCGGATAtgtggaatcctttgcattcatcAGTGATTAGTGATAATATGAGAGCgaatatctctactttgataaaataTTTTGGTTTAAACTCAGGTTAGAGGAGTATAAAAATAACACCCATCACTTGTCCCTATCAAAGTGGAGCGTGGAGTGGCATTCAACCAGGCTGCAATGTTCGGGCTGCCATGTCGGCTCCTTTTCAGGAATCATGGGTTAGACCCCTTTATGGTTGGCACGGTAGTCATGACCTCGTCGGACCTTCATTATTTCAATTTGATAGTTTGGACGAACCTCAATTCTTGTCACCCGATTCCAGGGCAGCTACAAGGCTTCAGTTGGCTTAGGGTTTTCCACCTCCTTTTGATTAGACGGTTGGTTATGAGATTCTTCCTTAGTTTCCCGTCTTCTCTATCTTTTTCCTCACTTCACTTGGCCGAGCTGCAATGTTTCCATTGCTCATCCTTAGAACTCTTCTTCCATCAACCTTGCCTAGTGTACAATGCGACTTATGAGCTAGAATCGTTTCCCCTTTGTTAGTTCTGGTTCCCCAAATTTTCAAAGTCATGACGCCCTGTTCCACGAGTCGGTAAGATCTTAACCACTGAATCTGCACACTCGACAACCTCCGAACTTTTACATGATGTTCCTTTTGCCACTCCATCTTGGAGAATCTACTCGATGAATCATCGTCACATGTGCCTTTGGTTGTAACTATTCACCATCAAGCGACATTTCAGAAGGGGACTCACAAACTCCGATGCTTGCCTGTCCTACAAAAGTACCGAAATAAATGGAGCATATTCTTCATTGATCGTCCATCCAGCAAACATATCTTCCGGTGCCTGCTCTTGATTCTTGAAAGTTTGGTGGAAAGTGCTCATCGCAACACCAAGATCTTTATACACGAGTGTGAAGCTACATCTTATGCTTTTTGCCATTGCACATACGACATCATTCtttggtactccctccgatccatatcaCTCGTTGCTCAAACAGATGTATGTagcactaaaatacgtctagatccGCATAATTGTATGAACAATCTTGATGGTAAattcacataattcttttttttttttgcgggggcaaTTCACACCATTCATCTTGCTTATTGTTCATCTTGATGGTAAACGTGTCAATAATTACAACATGTGAGAGCAGGTTCTTATAAAAAAAAAATCTAGCGCTAAAGCTAAGAGGAAGAAAGGGTGATACCAGAAGAAAAGCCGTGGATCAAATACATCAAGGTTTGCCCTAAAAAAAGGCATCACGGTTTGCCCTAAAAAAAAAAGGCATCGCGGTTTTCTAACGTGCATCGCGAGCGCTCAACGCTGCCAATTTTTCCTTTTGAGGGCTTCGACGTTGCCAACTAGGCTTTCAGTTTACACGGCCCAGCAGATCCGCATTCTCCTCGTCGGCCCTACTTGTTTTGTAAGCCCGGAGAAACAAGTAACATCGGCCCAACTAGCCCAACCACCCATTCCGGCGAGCGAATCCACGCCGTCCACTCCCGATCGAACGCCCTGACGCGCCCACGCGACGGACCGCAAATAAACCCTAGTAGCACACCACCTATATATTCCCCTCCCATCGCCACATCCGGCCGCCTCCACACACTCCCTCCCGCcgcaaaaccctagccgccgccgccccaggtAAGGGAGAGAGCCCACCCCACGCCGCCGCCATGAAGCGCAACCCCCGCGTCACGAGCTCCCGCCGGAAGTGCCGCAAGGCGCACTTCACGGCGCCGTCCTCCGTCCGCCGCGTGCTCATGTCCGCGGCCCTCTCCTCtgagctccgccacaaatacaatgtccggtccatccccatccgcaaggatgacgaggtgcaggtcgtgcgCGGCACCTTCAAGGGCCGCGAGGGAAAGGTGGTGCAGGTCTACCGCCGCCGCTGGGTCATCCACGTGGAGCGGATCACCAGGGAGAAGGTCAATGGATCCACGGTGAACGTTGGCATCCACCCCAGCAAGGTGATCGTCACCAAGCTCAAGCTCGACAAGGACCGCAAGGCCCTCCTCGACCGCAAGGCTCGCGGCCGCGCTGCtgacaaggccaagggcaagttcacggccgaggacgtcgccgccgccgctggggGTGCCACGGCCACCGGCGCCTCGCTCCAGGAGATCGATTAAGCTCGGTGGATCTGCCGGTTGCCATACTGCTCTTGCTATCCTAGTTTTTTAATATCACCAGtcctgttaggatatgctacctgaaatatGCTCCTTTATCATTCGTAAGATGTTCGATGGTGACGTTTGGGAACCTTTATTAATGTGAATCTATCATGTGGCTGTGCGTTGGATTTTGATATAAAGTCTTCGTTATATGTTTAATATCTGGTTCGTTGTTTGTCGTTTAGATCTGGTTCATGTTATTATGTTCTCTCTACCTGTGTGCACCTGTAGAGATTAAAATCACCACCCGTTAGTTCTCAGGTTAGACTGATCCTTGTCTAGTGTTAGTTCATTGTGGTAGTTGCTCTTTCGTTGTGTTTATGTGTGCTCTGTATCGATTTGCTAGATCATACTAGATGGTCTGTAGTTTTTAGTCAGCCATAGTTAAATATCTGCAAGGGAAATGTTAAGCTACTGCAAGTTACTTGCACAATTGATGGTGAATTCTTCCTGCTTTTAATAGGCAATTGCGATGCACCATTTGTGTTTCTAATAGCAGTCAGGATCCTTCTCTGGTCAGGTTGCATTAGTTTTAGCAAGaaatttcaggttcattgaaaagaaatTTATAACCACCCTAGTATTTGCCTACATTTGACTAGTCTTCTGATTCGAGTGATTCAGATAACTGTGCGTGTGTGGCCCTTGAATTTATTAGGACATTCAAAGGAACATGGTTGGGTGTTGCTTTGTTTTTTTGGGCGTGTTTGCTGGTAGTTTCTGTTGAAATGTTACGCAATGGATCATTTTCTGTTCCTCTACTTGGGGCTTCTTCTGCTGAAAtgttggggctgtttggttctaggactagtattgccatactttgccacacatttttgccaaacttgcctaaggttagttcatcaaaatgagagccacaagttggcaagcctaagggaatcttgccacactttttgtgtgtatgccatgtgggacccaagtgtggcttgtctaaggtgtggcttgaaccaaacactcatctaagttggtcaaacttgcctaaccttaggtgtggcaatctttggcaaagttagtcacaaaccaaacagcccgtTATGCAATGAATCATTTTCTGTTCCTCTACTTGGGGCTTCTTCTGCTGCTGAAATCTTATACAATGAATTGAGTGCTCAGGCTTTTGCTGCATTCTTTTCCATGAACATCCCTCCAAGAGTGTCCTATATTCATGGCAACATGAATTTTGTCCATTCGTCAAATTCTCTGCTTATCATCAAACAGAAGCATCCCTTGATACTGTTTTTCTGTTGTTGGCTTGTTGCACATACACTGAATTCTCAAATAGTCTGATAGAATGTGGGCAATTTGATGTGGGCAGTTTGTTGCATGTTAGAATATGATTTTAAAAGATTTTTTGCGACGATGACTTCTGCTGGGTAATGTGCTGCATGGCCGGATGATTGGATTTGCATTTAGTAACGTTTTACAGTGATATGGTTGTCATACAAATTGTACTCATCTTATTTTCCGTTATACTATGTGAAAGTATCTGAGCGTTTTACATTATTTTCTGTTATACTATGTGAATGTATCTGAGCGTTTCATATTTGCAACGGGTGGAGCCTGCAGTGCTGCTTGTTCGCTGGTCGGGTTTATGACTTCCAAAAATGCAGGCTATATCACACAAATCGTATAATTAGTAATTAATGTTCAATCATGATATTTGCTGGATGATTGCATCTTT is from Triticum aestivum cultivar Chinese Spring chromosome 3A, IWGSC CS RefSeq v2.1, whole genome shotgun sequence and encodes:
- the LOC123060594 gene encoding 60S ribosomal protein L26-1 — encoded protein: MKRNPRVTSSRRKCRKAHFTAPSSVRRVLMSAALSSELRHKYNVRSIPIRKDDEVQVVRGTFKGREGKVVQVYRRRWVIHVERITREKVNGSTVNVGIHPSKVIVTKLKLDKDRKALLDRKARGRAADKAKGKFTAEDVAAAAGGATATGASLQEID